CTGCCGGTCACGGCGGCCGGCATGGCGTCGAAGCGGCTCGCCACGCGGCTGATCCAGCGCCATGGCTACCGGCGCGTGCTGGTGTCGAACACCTTCGTGGTCGGCGTGGTGATGGCGGCCTTTGCGCTGATCACGCCGCAGCTGCCGCTGTGGCTGCTGGTGCCGCTGCTAGCCGTGTTCGGCATGGTCAATTCGATCCAGTTCACGGCGATGAACACGGTCACGCTGAAGGACCTCAGCGGCGCCGGTGCCAGCAGCGGCAACAGCATGCTGTCGATGGTGCAGATGCTGTCGATGAGCCTGGCCGTGACCGCGGCAGGGGCGTTGCTGGCAACCTTCCAGCACCGCTTTGGCGGGGATCCCGCCGCGGTGCTGCCCGCCTTCCATGCCACCTTTGTCTGCATGGGGCTGATCACCTGCGCGTCGGCGTGGATCTTCATGCAGCTGGGCGTGCGCGAAGCCGCGCCGGCGATCCCGGTGCAGCATGGCGAGAAGGAGGTGTAGCGCGCCGACCGTATCGCCCTGGCGTGGCACATGCAGCGCTTTGCGCCGCGGCGGCGAACTTACCATGCGCTTTGCGGCTCCTATTTCTATCCCGTTGGAGCCGGCCGATGCCGGTACAAGGAGGCGCGCATGCGGCCGACCGGCAAGCCCGATTCCGAAACCGCGGTGGCACCGCAGCCCGGCACCGCCGCCAGCGGCAGCACGGTGCCGCGCAGCGCCCCGGCCACGCCGGACGGCGCCGGCGCCGTGGCCGGCCCCGCCGCGGCGCCCGGCCAGGTCCATGCGGCCGCGCGCCCGCGACTGATCACGCACCGCGACTGCCCGCCGCCGCACGCGCTGCCGGGCTGCGCGTGCGCCGACATGCTGTCGCCGGCGGCACGCTATTGCGAACTGTTCGTCGACGTCCAGCACAGCGGCCTGTTCGCCGACAGCAAGACCTTCCCGGACTGCATTCCCAACTGCGACCCGGACCTGATCGTGGCGCGCTATCGCGAGATGCGCGATACACCCGGTTTTTCGCTGGCCGATTTCGTGCAGGCGTATTTCACCCGCGCCACCGTGCCGGAAAGCCACTACGTATCCGACCCGGATAACACCTTGCGCGAGCATATCGACGGCCTGTGGCCGGTGTTGACGCGCGAGCCCGTGGACCATCCACCGCTGTCGTCGCTGTTGCCGCTGCCGCACCGCTATGTGGTGCCGGGCGGACGCTTCGGCGAACTCTATTACTGGGATTCCTACTTCACCATGGAAGGGCTGGCCCGCAGCGGCCTCGGCGACCTGATCGTGGAGATGACGCGGAATTTCGCCTACCTGATCGATACCTACGGCCTGGTGCCGAACGGCACCCGCAACTACTACCTGAGCCGCTCGCAGCCGCCGGTGTTTGCGTTGATGGTGGACCTGCTCGAACGCGAGCAACTCGCCAGCGCGCAGGACTTCCTGCCGCAGCTGCGCCGCGAATATGCGTTCTGGATGGACGGTGCCGACGGCCTGAGTCCCGGCCACGCGCACCGCCGCGTGGTCTGCCTGCCCGGCGGCGCGCTGCTCAACCGCTACTGGGACGATCGCCCGTGGCCGCGCGAGGAGGCTTTCCTGGAGGACATGGAAACCGCGCTGCGCAGCGGCCGCCCGCACCATATGGTGTTCCGCGACCTGCGCGCCGCGGCGGAGTCGGGCTGGGACTTCAGCTCGCGCTGGCTCGATGCGCCTGACCCGGCCGCCGGCCAGCCCGCTGACCTGGCCACCATCCGCACCACGGCGATGCTGCCGGTCGATCTCAATGCGCTGCTGTGGCACCTGGAAACACGGCTTGCCGCGCTGTGCGAGCGCGCCGGCGATGC
The sequence above is a segment of the Cupriavidus sp. MP-37 genome. Coding sequences within it:
- the treF gene encoding alpha,alpha-trehalase TreF, with the translated sequence MRPTGKPDSETAVAPQPGTAASGSTVPRSAPATPDGAGAVAGPAAAPGQVHAAARPRLITHRDCPPPHALPGCACADMLSPAARYCELFVDVQHSGLFADSKTFPDCIPNCDPDLIVARYREMRDTPGFSLADFVQAYFTRATVPESHYVSDPDNTLREHIDGLWPVLTREPVDHPPLSSLLPLPHRYVVPGGRFGELYYWDSYFTMEGLARSGLGDLIVEMTRNFAYLIDTYGLVPNGTRNYYLSRSQPPVFALMVDLLEREQLASAQDFLPQLRREYAFWMDGADGLSPGHAHRRVVCLPGGALLNRYWDDRPWPREEAFLEDMETALRSGRPHHMVFRDLRAAAESGWDFSSRWLDAPDPAAGQPADLATIRTTAMLPVDLNALLWHLETRLAALCERAGDAAAEAYRAAAQRREAAILQYLWDEAGGVFIDYDWCRGAPRRFLTAATVMPLYLGLARPAQAQAVARAVQERLLVDGGLATTECTSGQQWDHPNGWAPLQWLAVCGLERYGHAALAREIARRWLATVASLYTHECKLVEKYRIRHIEGAAQGGGGGEYPLQDGFGWTNAVAGALMARYGEVPATCRADGAAS